Proteins from a genomic interval of Sinobacterium caligoides:
- a CDS encoding PaaI family thioesterase, translated as MTEDNKNTPQAPPGFQPFPEDGGFNDALAPLFMRIDDDGMTLALLIDDQHCNPIGICHGAVYMCLMDIALNAAVCHDLGKYIGAPTITITLDYMASTKKGEWLYTSANSLKSTRSIGFAEGKVYNDDGIKVRASGNYKLPENIEQAEGVAVADVKAMLNS; from the coding sequence ATGACTGAAGATAATAAAAACACCCCACAAGCGCCCCCAGGCTTCCAGCCCTTCCCTGAAGACGGTGGTTTTAACGACGCCCTTGCCCCGCTATTCATGCGCATTGACGATGACGGCATGACCCTCGCCTTACTCATTGACGATCAACACTGCAACCCAATCGGCATCTGTCACGGCGCTGTCTACATGTGCCTGATGGATATCGCGCTCAACGCCGCGGTCTGCCACGATCTCGGCAAGTACATTGGCGCCCCGACGATTACCATCACCCTCGACTATATGGCTTCCACCAAGAAGGGAGAGTGGTTATATACCTCCGCAAACTCCTTGAAAAGTACCCGTTCCATCGGTTTTGCCGAGGGTAAGGTCTATAACGACGACGGTATCAAAGTCCGCGCCAGCGGCAACTACAAACTCCCCGAGAATATCGAGCAAGCCGAGGGCGTGGCGGTCGCAGACGTCAAGGCGATGCTTAATAGCTAA
- a CDS encoding DUF2282 domain-containing protein encodes MNKKVFINSAIGAVLASTSLNSLAVPDQPEQWEKCAGIAKAGANDCGALDGSHNCAGQAKGDNLDTDWIYLAAGSCEKVTGGNVVAVKPAKK; translated from the coding sequence ATGAATAAAAAAGTGTTTATTAATAGCGCTATTGGCGCCGTACTCGCCAGCACTAGCCTCAATAGCCTCGCCGTACCCGACCAACCCGAACAATGGGAAAAGTGCGCCGGCATCGCCAAGGCTGGCGCCAACGACTGCGGTGCCCTCGACGGAAGTCATAATTGCGCGGGGCAAGCCAAGGGTGACAACCTCGATACTGACTGGATCTACCTCGCGGCAGGCAGCTGCGAAAAAGTGACCGGTGGAAATGTTGTCGCAGTAAAGCCAGCAAAAAAATAA
- a CDS encoding DUF692 domain-containing protein yields the protein MRARTGENYSNLSTTVPSTPLQGVGIGLRPSHASEILSTFPAVDWLELLVDNHLCNSGFNRAILMPLAEHYPLSLHCVNMDLGGSQPLNRDYFKRLRNLTNELQPRLISDHISFCRSQDSYLHNLLPLPFTEEALEHISERIRQAQDLLNRPLLVENVSRYIDYQHSTLREGVFMTELANRTGCQLLIDVNNAFVNQHNHQHNAYQLLDDLALTAIGEIHLAGFEKRQHFLLDSHASPVAEPVWQLYQELCQRLFAAGLDAPALIEWDNQLPPLRTLLDERQYACNIREQLLASKLPSTHTRNISSAANESK from the coding sequence ATGAGAGCACGCACCGGAGAAAATTATTCTAACCTATCGACAACGGTACCTAGCACGCCATTGCAAGGCGTCGGTATCGGGCTTCGACCCAGTCATGCTAGCGAAATACTCAGCACCTTTCCGGCCGTCGACTGGCTGGAACTACTGGTCGACAATCATCTCTGCAACAGCGGTTTTAACCGCGCCATTTTAATGCCGTTAGCGGAACACTACCCACTGAGTTTGCACTGCGTCAACATGGATCTCGGTGGCTCGCAACCGCTCAACCGAGACTATTTTAAGCGCCTCCGCAACCTTACTAACGAGTTGCAACCACGACTGATCTCCGACCATATCAGCTTCTGTCGTAGCCAAGACAGCTACCTACACAATCTATTGCCACTGCCCTTTACAGAGGAGGCACTAGAACATATCAGCGAGCGTATTAGGCAGGCTCAGGATTTACTCAATCGGCCCCTATTAGTCGAAAATGTCTCGCGCTATATCGACTATCAACACAGCACCCTGCGCGAAGGGGTGTTCATGACTGAACTCGCCAACCGGACTGGCTGTCAGCTACTGATCGATGTCAACAACGCCTTTGTCAACCAACACAACCATCAGCACAACGCCTATCAACTGCTCGATGACCTAGCCCTCACGGCCATCGGTGAAATACACCTAGCGGGGTTCGAGAAGCGCCAACACTTCCTCCTCGATAGCCACGCAAGCCCCGTTGCAGAGCCTGTCTGGCAACTCTACCAGGAGCTTTGCCAGCGCCTCTTCGCCGCCGGCCTCGATGCCCCAGCACTGATTGAGTGGGACAACCAATTACCGCCATTGCGCACCCTATTAGATGAGCGTCAATACGCCTGCAACATTCGCGAACAGCTTCTCGCCAGCAAACTTCCTTCCACCCACACAAGGAACATAAGCAGTGCAGCTAATGAATCAAAATGA
- a CDS encoding putative DNA-binding domain-containing protein: MNQNECVSNNNIKLIDLITLLATTTVPGAKTTPLDNLPIRSGSVEVYRQCNHQALYSCLTDSYPLSYHWLGEQAFYQLCNDFIHTHNSDHWDLNQYPLGFRQYLKRQQPTLDQRKGLDAHRQLTCIAEVDATLHAYYYGYPFPLPPHNGAPSLNLERLAKLGAEQLQSLRFTAQPQMRLLMIDDAVSDFIQQHKSIDRSLLTQAQARRLVVSRQGLHNQLCFVEDDFYYFLQQLISGQPLVHCLDDLAQTPFAKSLKPNALLIALERGWLIDYDSDEAENNNSPQLPHTLPHRKN, encoded by the coding sequence ATGAATCAAAATGAGTGCGTCTCTAATAACAACATTAAACTTATCGATTTAATCACGTTGCTCGCCACGACCACCGTGCCTGGCGCCAAAACCACACCGCTAGACAACTTGCCCATTCGCTCCGGCAGCGTCGAAGTCTACCGCCAATGTAATCATCAGGCGCTCTACAGCTGCCTAACCGATAGCTACCCGCTCAGCTATCACTGGTTAGGTGAACAAGCCTTCTATCAACTGTGCAACGACTTCATACACACTCACAACAGCGACCATTGGGACCTCAATCAATACCCGTTAGGCTTCCGACAGTATTTAAAACGACAACAACCGACACTAGATCAGCGGAAGGGTCTCGACGCGCATCGGCAACTCACCTGTATAGCAGAGGTCGATGCCACTTTGCATGCTTATTATTATGGCTATCCGTTCCCACTCCCCCCCCATAACGGCGCCCCCTCACTCAACCTGGAGCGACTCGCAAAGCTCGGGGCTGAACAATTACAATCACTACGCTTCACTGCTCAGCCACAGATGCGGCTATTAATGATTGATGACGCTGTCAGTGACTTTATTCAACAACATAAAAGCATCGATCGATCACTACTAACACAAGCACAAGCTCGCCGCCTAGTCGTCAGCCGGCAAGGCCTGCACAACCAGCTCTGCTTTGTCGAAGACGATTTCTATTACTTTCTACAGCAACTCATCTCAGGCCAACCCCTAGTACACTGCCTCGACGACCTTGCACAAACCCCCTTTGCCAAGAGTCTCAAGCCCAACGCCCTGCTAATCGCACTTGAGCGTGGCTGGTTGATCGATTACGATTCTGACGAGGCGGAAAACAATAACAGCCCTCAGCTGCCTCACACGTTACCTCACAGGAAGAATTAA
- a CDS encoding RNA polymerase sigma factor, which yields MFTSTELNQLYQYAHILTNDRDDAYDLLQNCLEKFLRRRPITLSKMGYLKKMIKHQFIDQYRHQHRYPKEALCSVNETHALPHSLEKTMIDQQTLERLWLKLPSADRELLYLWAVEGLTHRQIGQRLQRPIGTVLSQVHRLKKKLSRDKVRYIAEVDGR from the coding sequence GTGTTCACCTCAACAGAACTCAACCAACTCTATCAATACGCTCATATATTGACCAATGACCGTGACGATGCCTACGACCTGCTACAAAACTGCCTTGAGAAATTCCTTCGCCGCCGCCCCATCACACTATCGAAAATGGGCTACCTGAAGAAAATGATCAAACATCAGTTTATCGATCAGTACCGCCATCAACACCGCTACCCCAAAGAGGCTCTGTGCTCTGTCAACGAAACTCACGCCTTACCCCACTCTCTGGAAAAGACCATGATTGACCAACAGACACTCGAACGACTGTGGCTCAAACTACCCAGCGCAGATCGAGAGCTGCTGTACTTATGGGCCGTCGAGGGGCTGACTCATCGCCAGATCGGTCAACGTTTACAGCGCCCGATCGGCACGGTGTTATCACAAGTACATCGTCTTAAAAAGAAACTCAGTCGTGACAAAGTCCGCTACATAGCTGAAGTGGATGGACGCTGA
- a CDS encoding pyridoxal-phosphate dependent enzyme: MTLHINTPLIESLSVGRGLSAKVWLKMEALQPCGSFKARGVGYACEQYIKEGAKALVSSSGGNAGLAVAYSGRCLGVPVTVVVPKTTKPRAIELIEQEGAQVIVHGDIWQQAHDHAMTLTNAEAAYIHPFDDPYLWHGHASIVDEIAAQGVTPDAIVLSVGGGGLLSGVIAGLKRHGWQEVPVIAVETEGAASLAASATAGKHVAIDAITSVATSLGATIVAERAFELLSEQPVVNHVVTDLEAVNSCRRFLADHRLLVEPACGASLAAVYGECAALQDKQNIVVIVCGGVGASVEQLQAWGEQLSDNG; encoded by the coding sequence ATGACTTTGCATATTAATACCCCGCTTATCGAATCACTTTCTGTCGGCCGTGGCTTGTCGGCGAAGGTGTGGTTGAAAATGGAAGCACTGCAGCCCTGTGGCTCTTTTAAGGCGAGGGGAGTGGGGTATGCGTGTGAGCAATACATCAAAGAGGGGGCCAAGGCCCTAGTGTCGTCCTCGGGTGGTAATGCGGGGTTGGCCGTGGCTTACAGCGGCCGATGCCTGGGGGTGCCTGTGACGGTCGTCGTACCGAAGACGACAAAACCACGGGCCATCGAGCTTATTGAACAGGAAGGCGCACAGGTGATTGTGCATGGTGATATTTGGCAGCAGGCACACGACCATGCGATGACGTTGACCAATGCCGAGGCGGCCTATATTCACCCTTTTGATGACCCGTATCTGTGGCATGGTCACGCCTCTATAGTCGATGAAATCGCAGCGCAGGGCGTGACTCCCGACGCTATCGTGTTGTCTGTCGGTGGTGGAGGGCTGCTGAGCGGTGTCATAGCGGGGCTAAAGCGCCACGGCTGGCAAGAGGTACCGGTTATCGCCGTGGAGACCGAGGGGGCCGCCTCGCTCGCCGCCTCGGCTACTGCCGGCAAGCATGTGGCGATCGATGCGATCACCTCCGTCGCAACATCTCTGGGGGCTACTATTGTCGCAGAACGTGCTTTTGAGTTGTTGAGCGAGCAGCCCGTGGTCAATCATGTAGTGACAGACCTTGAGGCCGTGAATAGCTGCCGTCGTTTTCTTGCCGATCATCGCCTTCTGGTCGAGCCGGCCTGTGGTGCTAGCTTGGCGGCGGTCTATGGTGAGTGTGCCGCCCTACAAGACAAGCAAAATATTGTCGTCATTGTCTGTGGCGGCGTCGGGGCGAGTGTCGAGCAGTTACAGGCTTGGGGTGAGCAGTTGAGCGATAACGGTTAA
- the rarD gene encoding EamA family transporter RarD, with translation MSTALLRALGAYLLWGIFPLYFVLLADVAPLEVLAHRVLWASVLLLAVMAVLGQLSQLKQLCKNKGLLLWLSLAAVMLSINWGTYIYSISTNQALEASLGYFINPLVNIVLAMLFLGERLSRAQWIAIALAATGIVLQLWQLGSLPLISIALAFSWGIYGLIKKKVKLPALAALTAETLVMLPLAIAYLCYLQSQGQLAFSRELHYTWLLPLSGIVTALPLFLFGAAAKQLSFITLSFLQYMTPTMVFFIAIFVFAEPLSVTKLWTFGFIWLGLAIFSLDSLRQHRRRAKGV, from the coding sequence ATGTCTACCGCACTCTTGCGTGCCCTCGGTGCTTATTTGCTCTGGGGAATCTTCCCATTGTACTTCGTGCTGTTAGCCGATGTGGCCCCCCTCGAAGTGCTTGCCCATAGGGTGTTGTGGGCCTCGGTGTTACTGCTTGCTGTGATGGCGGTACTGGGTCAGTTGTCGCAACTCAAACAGTTATGCAAAAACAAGGGCTTGTTGCTCTGGTTGTCGCTGGCAGCGGTGATGCTGTCGATCAACTGGGGAACCTATATTTACTCGATCAGTACCAATCAGGCGCTGGAGGCGAGCTTGGGGTATTTTATTAATCCTCTGGTCAATATCGTTTTAGCCATGTTGTTTTTGGGTGAACGCCTTAGCCGAGCGCAGTGGATTGCTATTGCGCTTGCCGCAACGGGGATTGTTTTACAGCTCTGGCAATTGGGCTCGCTACCTTTAATCTCTATCGCACTGGCTTTTAGCTGGGGCATTTATGGGCTCATTAAAAAGAAGGTAAAGCTGCCTGCGCTGGCAGCGCTAACGGCAGAGACCTTGGTGATGCTACCGCTGGCTATTGCCTATCTTTGCTATCTGCAAAGCCAGGGACAGCTGGCCTTTAGTCGTGAACTGCATTACACCTGGTTACTGCCACTCTCCGGTATTGTCACTGCGCTGCCACTATTTTTATTTGGCGCAGCTGCCAAGCAGCTCAGTTTTATAACACTCAGCTTTCTGCAATACATGACGCCGACGATGGTGTTTTTTATCGCGATTTTTGTTTTTGCTGAACCACTCAGTGTGACTAAATTATGGACCTTTGGCTTTATTTGGCTCGGCCTGGCTATTTTTAGTCTCGACAGTCTGCGCCAACATCGACGTAGGGCAAAGGGCGTTTAA
- a CDS encoding DUF6164 family protein has translation MNTTIFHQHNSYHLPSRYNLCTTTQQLIPPAIKIVMAKLLFNLRDACDDEVEEVFELLEENQVDFYQTQGGSFGLSIAGIWVNDDEEFQRARQLLDEYQQQRQQQVRAHYRELRESGQQDRLWARLKRIPNRMITFPIAIVIILLLSIIPFLYMY, from the coding sequence GTGAACACGACTATATTTCATCAGCACAATAGCTATCATTTGCCAAGTCGCTATAATCTCTGCACAACAACTCAGCAACTAATCCCACCTGCGATCAAGATTGTTATGGCCAAGCTACTGTTCAACCTACGCGATGCATGCGACGATGAAGTCGAAGAGGTCTTCGAGCTACTCGAGGAAAACCAAGTCGACTTCTACCAAACTCAAGGCGGTAGCTTCGGGCTCTCAATAGCGGGCATCTGGGTAAACGATGACGAAGAATTCCAGCGTGCTCGACAGTTACTGGATGAATACCAGCAGCAGCGCCAGCAGCAGGTACGAGCACATTACCGAGAACTGCGAGAGTCAGGACAGCAAGACCGACTGTGGGCACGCCTAAAACGCATCCCCAATCGCATGATCACCTTTCCCATTGCGATCGTCATTATCTTGCTGCTATCGATAATTCCCTTCCTCTACATGTATTGA
- a CDS encoding MAPEG family protein: MSIPLLCIVLMIVLCLSTGFAVSWYRGAYNVFAGYDSDPSNTLYKLVRAHANSCEFVPVFAVLIYLLSLQQQPDWVLWFTIAATFCRFSIVIGMIAFKTMAKPNIVRFIGGMGSYVAGFGLCYALLLQSLG; encoded by the coding sequence ATGTCTATCCCACTACTTTGTATCGTACTAATGATTGTGTTGTGCCTGTCGACAGGGTTTGCTGTGTCCTGGTACCGCGGTGCTTATAATGTTTTTGCCGGCTACGACTCGGACCCCAGCAATACCCTTTATAAGTTGGTTAGAGCGCATGCAAACAGTTGTGAGTTTGTACCAGTTTTTGCCGTGTTGATTTACCTGCTTAGCTTACAACAGCAGCCGGACTGGGTGCTCTGGTTTACTATTGCGGCGACGTTTTGTCGCTTTTCGATTGTGATTGGCATGATTGCCTTCAAGACCATGGCTAAGCCCAATATTGTGCGTTTTATTGGCGGTATGGGCAGTTATGTTGCCGGTTTTGGCTTGTGTTATGCCCTGTTATTACAGAGCCTCGGTTGA
- a CDS encoding DUF5329 domain-containing protein: MKSIIIAVLLSTVFLVTAQADEVETEKVEIEALITSLAGSGCEFERNGSRHSAEDAAEHLRLKYRRGGKYVSSAETFIDRLASKSSWSGKAYTVACPGKPVEPAADWLYRRLQSIRGAALAD; this comes from the coding sequence ATGAAGTCGATAATCATTGCGGTGTTGCTCAGTACTGTCTTTCTTGTCACGGCGCAGGCCGATGAAGTCGAGACTGAGAAGGTGGAAATTGAGGCGTTAATTACCTCGTTAGCTGGCTCTGGTTGTGAGTTCGAGCGTAATGGCAGCCGTCATAGTGCCGAGGATGCGGCAGAGCACCTACGGTTAAAGTATCGACGTGGCGGTAAATACGTCAGCTCAGCCGAGACCTTTATCGATCGCTTAGCCAGCAAGAGTTCCTGGAGCGGTAAGGCTTATACTGTCGCGTGCCCAGGCAAGCCAGTAGAGCCAGCCGCTGACTGGCTGTACAGACGCCTGCAAAGCATTAGGGGTGCTGCGCTGGCGGACTGA
- a CDS encoding endonuclease/exonuclease/phosphatase family protein → MRAIVVLGLTLVLLLLQACSDNLEQRERLYKACGQALTQGSSQPVSPGMPQTFRVLIWNVQKGENPNLFPTLQGLADDKDLVLLQEATLDPRMISELEASHNVYFAPGYQTATQSTGVLTASRVKPRGSCNLSSMEPILRTPKATALSLYPIAGKQQQLLVINIHGVNFSIGTEALREQMQQAVDWVSQHHGPIIFAGDFNTWSEERQALVDEFAKQLSLVPLKYENDQRKQVFGRHLDHLYTRGLDLLVSGTVLSEDSDHNPIMAVFKVKESVK, encoded by the coding sequence ATGCGAGCGATAGTAGTGTTAGGGCTGACGTTGGTGTTGCTCTTGTTGCAGGCATGTAGTGACAACCTAGAGCAGCGTGAGCGGCTCTATAAGGCCTGTGGTCAGGCGTTAACACAGGGGAGTTCACAGCCTGTTTCCCCGGGCATGCCACAGACGTTTCGCGTGTTGATCTGGAATGTACAGAAGGGGGAAAACCCTAATCTGTTCCCGACTCTGCAGGGCTTGGCCGATGATAAAGACCTGGTGTTATTGCAGGAGGCAACGCTGGACCCGCGGATGATTAGCGAGCTCGAAGCCAGTCATAATGTCTATTTCGCACCGGGCTATCAGACCGCGACACAGAGCACGGGTGTGTTGACTGCCTCACGAGTAAAGCCTCGGGGTAGCTGTAATTTATCGAGTATGGAGCCTATCTTACGCACGCCGAAGGCGACGGCACTTAGTCTGTACCCCATTGCAGGAAAGCAGCAGCAGTTGTTGGTGATTAATATCCATGGCGTCAACTTCAGTATTGGCACAGAAGCGCTGAGAGAGCAGATGCAGCAAGCGGTGGACTGGGTGTCGCAACACCACGGGCCGATCATCTTTGCCGGTGACTTTAATACCTGGAGTGAGGAGCGCCAGGCGCTGGTTGATGAGTTCGCGAAACAATTATCCCTGGTGCCGTTGAAGTACGAGAATGACCAACGCAAACAAGTGTTTGGACGTCATCTGGACCACCTTTACACGCGTGGTCTTGATTTGCTGGTCAGCGGCACAGTCCTGAGTGAAGACTCGGATCACAACCCAATTATGGCGGTCTTTAAGGTAAAGGAGTCAGTGAAATGA
- a CDS encoding MBL fold metallo-hydrolase, which translates to MNNEKSTLLYDRDGHQCHVFSNLVEGEGVQANQFLIINGHHAALIDPGGDLTYTPLTIALSGKVKIEELDYVFASHQDPDIIASLPRWLMHTNAKIVCSNLWSRFLPHLASSFVTSKLKRDLTSRLIGLPDGSSKLRFGNSSLYCIPAHFLHSVGNFQLYDPVSKILFSGDMGASMVSDQQARQPVADFQRHITTMKGFHQRYMCSKRATRLWANMVRDMDVEMIVPQHGSPFVGKAMINEFLDWISDLDCGVDLLTQESYSVKY; encoded by the coding sequence ATGAACAATGAAAAATCAACGCTGCTTTATGATCGGGACGGACACCAGTGTCATGTATTTAGTAACCTTGTCGAGGGGGAGGGGGTTCAAGCGAATCAATTTTTGATTATCAACGGGCATCATGCTGCTTTGATTGATCCCGGTGGCGACTTAACTTATACCCCTCTAACCATTGCGCTAAGCGGTAAGGTGAAGATCGAAGAGCTCGATTATGTTTTCGCCTCACACCAAGACCCGGATATTATCGCGTCCTTACCCCGTTGGTTAATGCATACTAATGCTAAGATTGTCTGTAGCAACCTGTGGAGTCGCTTCCTACCGCATCTCGCCTCGAGTTTCGTGACCAGCAAGCTTAAACGTGACCTGACCAGCAGGCTGATTGGTTTGCCGGACGGCAGTAGTAAACTACGTTTCGGCAATAGCTCTCTTTATTGTATTCCCGCGCATTTTTTGCACTCTGTGGGTAACTTTCAGCTCTACGACCCGGTGAGTAAGATTCTTTTTTCCGGCGATATGGGCGCTTCGATGGTGAGTGATCAACAGGCTCGCCAGCCGGTTGCCGATTTTCAGCGTCATATTACGACCATGAAAGGCTTTCATCAGCGCTATATGTGTTCGAAGCGAGCGACTCGGCTCTGGGCTAATATGGTGCGTGACATGGATGTAGAGATGATTGTACCGCAACATGGCAGTCCGTTCGTCGGCAAAGCAATGATTAATGAGTTTCTCGATTGGATTAGTGACCTTGATTGCGGCGTTGATCTGCTGACTCAAGAAAGCTATTCGGTGAAGTATTAG
- a CDS encoding NYN domain-containing protein, giving the protein MNRIAIFADVQNIYYTTRQVHGKQFNYRQLWHRISQQGIIVNATAYAIHRGDDRQLKFQTALKKIGFNVRLKPYIQRADGSAKGDWDVGIAIDVMEQAANVDTVILLSGDGDFDLLLEKIKVKYGVNTVVYGVGPLTANSLIDACDRFIAIEQELLM; this is encoded by the coding sequence GTGAATAGAATCGCCATCTTCGCCGATGTTCAAAATATTTATTACACCACACGCCAAGTCCACGGCAAGCAATTCAACTACCGCCAGTTGTGGCATCGAATTTCCCAACAAGGCATTATCGTCAACGCCACTGCCTATGCCATTCACCGGGGTGACGATCGGCAATTAAAGTTTCAAACGGCACTCAAGAAGATTGGCTTCAACGTCAGACTAAAGCCCTATATTCAGCGTGCCGATGGTTCGGCGAAAGGGGATTGGGATGTGGGTATCGCCATTGATGTCATGGAGCAGGCTGCCAATGTCGATACCGTCATCCTGCTTTCCGGCGATGGTGATTTTGACTTATTGCTCGAGAAAATCAAAGTTAAATACGGCGTTAACACGGTTGTCTACGGCGTAGGTCCTCTCACTGCTAACTCCCTCATCGACGCCTGCGATCGATTTATTGCCATCGAACAGGAGCTGTTGATGTAA
- the phoU gene encoding phosphate signaling complex protein PhoU, with product MTLNKHIYTQYDTELTVLKGDLFEMAQLVGRQLVTAVAALAQNDQAMAREVRENERNIDSLELKIDEGCAHILVARQPAARDLRRILATSRIAGDLERAGDEANKIAKIVEKLTARNEVFNDGRLMKLANDVQMMIEQAMQAFSHVDVGLAVEVIRSDKQIDKAYGEGLRDVIEIMRAEAERIDSAMDIVWALRSIERAGDHAVNIAEQVVYYALGKDVRHVSVDDLPAEIGC from the coding sequence ATGACACTTAACAAGCATATTTACACGCAGTATGACACCGAGCTGACGGTGTTAAAGGGCGATCTTTTTGAGATGGCACAGCTCGTTGGTCGGCAGCTAGTCACCGCTGTGGCGGCGCTGGCGCAGAATGATCAAGCTATGGCGAGAGAGGTGCGTGAGAATGAGCGTAATATTGATAGCCTCGAGTTAAAAATCGATGAAGGTTGCGCGCATATTTTGGTGGCGCGCCAACCGGCGGCGCGAGACTTGCGACGCATATTAGCAACATCTCGTATTGCCGGAGACCTAGAGCGCGCTGGCGATGAAGCGAACAAAATTGCCAAAATAGTCGAGAAATTAACGGCTCGAAATGAGGTTTTCAACGACGGCAGGCTAATGAAGTTGGCCAATGACGTGCAGATGATGATTGAGCAGGCGATGCAGGCGTTCAGTCATGTCGACGTCGGGTTAGCGGTAGAGGTTATCCGCTCAGATAAACAGATCGACAAAGCTTATGGTGAGGGCTTGCGGGATGTCATCGAGATCATGCGGGCAGAGGCAGAGCGTATTGATAGTGCCATGGATATTGTCTGGGCGCTGCGCAGTATTGAACGCGCGGGCGATCATGCAGTAAACATTGCCGAGCAAGTTGTTTATTACGCACTAGGTAAAGATGTTAGGCATGTGTCGGTCGACGACTTGCCTGCTGAGATTGGATGTTAG
- the pstB gene encoding phosphate ABC transporter ATP-binding protein PstB, with translation MMTSTVVKRENHNIVQPEAVVETKSHLDISQFDSKTVGSPFIDDAKIAIRDVSVSYGDKVAISDVNLDIGKNQVIAMIGPSGCGKSTFLRSLNRMNDTVPGCSVAGKILLDGEDIYRKQQDVVALRAKVGMVFQKPNPFPKSIFDNVAYGPRIHGIAGSKDELEHIVETSLIKAGLWTEVKDRLHAPGNGLSGGQQQRLCIARAIAVNPEVILMDEPCSALDPIATATIEELMHELSDSYCIAIVTHSMQQAARVSNRTAYFHLGKLIEVNDTDTVFTNPQHELTEAYITGRFG, from the coding sequence ATGATGACAAGTACAGTAGTAAAGCGTGAAAATCACAATATCGTACAGCCAGAGGCTGTGGTAGAAACAAAAAGTCACCTCGATATTAGCCAGTTTGATAGCAAAACCGTAGGCTCGCCTTTTATTGATGATGCGAAGATAGCGATTCGTGACGTTTCTGTGAGCTATGGCGATAAGGTTGCCATCTCCGACGTCAACCTGGACATCGGTAAGAACCAAGTGATCGCGATGATCGGGCCGTCCGGCTGTGGTAAATCGACCTTTCTGCGTAGTTTGAATCGTATGAACGATACCGTGCCAGGCTGCTCGGTCGCGGGAAAGATTTTGCTCGACGGCGAGGATATTTATCGCAAACAGCAGGATGTGGTGGCTCTGCGTGCCAAGGTTGGTATGGTCTTCCAGAAGCCTAACCCCTTTCCGAAATCGATTTTCGATAACGTCGCTTATGGTCCTCGTATCCACGGTATTGCGGGCAGTAAAGATGAGCTTGAGCATATTGTCGAGACCAGCCTGATCAAAGCAGGTCTGTGGACAGAAGTTAAAGATCGTCTGCATGCACCGGGTAATGGTTTGTCGGGGGGGCAGCAGCAACGTCTCTGTATCGCGCGTGCGATCGCGGTCAATCCTGAGGTGATATTGATGGATGAGCCGTGCTCGGCTCTAGATCCTATTGCGACGGCGACGATCGAAGAATTGATGCATGAGTTAAGTGACAGCTATTGTATCGCTATCGTTACACACTCGATGCAACAGGCAGCACGGGTTTCTAATAGAACGGCGTATTTTCACCTCGGTAAGTTGATTGAAGTGAATGATACGGACACCGTATTTACTAACCCACAACACGAATTGACAGAAGCTTACATCACCGGTCGTTTTGGTTGA